The Clostridia bacterium genome window below encodes:
- a CDS encoding trimethylamine methyltransferase family protein, with amino-acid sequence MKLLSQNQIEEIKRCSQDIIENIGFKVTHKDILKIAKSEGAIVDDVNQIIKIPKTLLNELLSNMPISFDIRGLSGKSHRVGDGGQYCLAIVTDPWIIDYESGIPRRPCLEDIRKHTILAQKMDDVIAMSRMDFPVTDFDDPTSSYRALEEHLLNHDKHYFVYATSRQSLKQWLDIASIVNPGSSIKNSGLMTIAVAVVSPLVLNQLNGELLIEACRYNFPVIPTICPMSGTTSPYSKDGTLLLGNVENIFVAALTQMINPGNPFIYAFGPSMSNMRTGYDMYYTFEKVLWKVGTAQLAQSYNIPVALECGGSMTYRYDQQSGAEGMTFMLAAQSMGADLLAGIGSCYNANGMSAEMMIIQNEWLNISKYLSKGLHTNNLLEAMNSIKEAGPGGNFLADPLTLKNLRSNEFFKSKILDLSGEWDKGESMLKNAHQKVCEMTENYKSPVPEKIQDGIRDYFTKLYDKIG; translated from the coding sequence ATGAAACTTCTGAGTCAAAACCAGATAGAGGAGATTAAAAGATGTAGCCAGGATATAATAGAGAATATCGGTTTCAAGGTTACCCACAAGGATATATTAAAGATTGCTAAAAGTGAGGGAGCTATAGTAGATGATGTAAATCAGATAATAAAAATACCTAAGACTTTGCTCAACGAACTGCTTTCCAATATGCCTATAAGTTTTGACATAAGAGGATTGAGTGGAAAGTCACATAGAGTTGGCGATGGCGGGCAATATTGCCTAGCCATCGTTACAGATCCCTGGATAATAGATTATGAATCGGGTATACCTAGAAGACCTTGTCTAGAGGATATAAGAAAACACACTATATTGGCACAGAAAATGGATGATGTTATAGCTATGAGCAGAATGGATTTCCCAGTTACTGACTTTGATGACCCCACTTCAAGTTATAGAGCATTGGAAGAGCATTTACTAAATCATGATAAACATTATTTTGTTTATGCCACATCCCGTCAAAGCTTGAAACAGTGGTTGGATATAGCTAGTATAGTGAATCCAGGTAGCAGCATAAAGAACAGTGGCTTGATGACAATAGCCGTAGCAGTTGTTTCACCATTGGTATTAAACCAATTAAATGGAGAACTGCTTATCGAGGCTTGTAGATATAATTTTCCGGTTATACCTACAATTTGTCCTATGTCAGGTACTACCTCCCCCTATTCTAAAGATGGTACTCTTTTACTAGGCAATGTGGAAAACATCTTTGTGGCGGCTTTGACTCAAATGATAAATCCAGGGAATCCATTTATATATGCCTTTGGACCATCGATGAGTAATATGAGGACAGGATATGATATGTATTATACATTTGAGAAGGTTTTATGGAAGGTAGGCACAGCACAGCTGGCTCAGTCCTACAACATACCTGTAGCGTTAGAATGCGGCGGTTCTATGACCTATAGGTATGACCAACAGAGCGGTGCTGAAGGCATGACTTTCATGCTAGCTGCACAAAGCATGGGAGCAGATTTACTTGCAGGGATAGGGTCCTGCTATAATGCAAACGGGATGTCGGCAGAGATGATGATAATACAAAATGAATGGTTAAATATTTCCAAATATCTGTCAAAAGGATTACATACAAACAACCTGCTTGAGGCCATGAACAGCATAAAGGAAGCAGGTCCAGGGGGCAATTTTCTCGCAGACCCTCTTACTTTAAAAAATTTGAGGAGCAATGAGTTCTTCAAAAGTAAAATATTAGATCTTTCGGGAGAATGGGATAAAGGGGAATCCATGTTGAAAAATGCCCACCAAAAAGTATGTGAGATGACTGAGAATTATAAATCACCAGTTCCTGAAAAAATCCAAGATGGAATAAGGGATTATTTTACTAAATTATATGATAAAATAGGATAG
- a CDS encoding neutral/alkaline non-lysosomal ceramidase N-terminal domain-containing protein, with translation MKAGLTEVIITPPLGVALGGNGREDNKAKGVHDDLQANVVILDNEGQKVAFIGLDLLAIFGEDCDAIKTRVEKATGIKKENITINATHTHSGPNVVKAFMNDKKEIEDIDNYRADLIDKVSKTVIEANENMFDCKIGFGKVEEPDYSFNRRIILKDGSFKMVFEDYDPDDIERIVGPETFPDLNIFKITDKDCNIKGVMVNYTSHLTALCGEGLLYSRDFVHYFTESLKSKYGKDIVVFYANGAQGNLTSYDTKKEFNPCFEEAERVGNGLAKTAIRLIDQIEVEDELKIKTIYRKIKLPLREITQEMIDQAEETLKKASGPISAHGLDPKIGAGEVLKLANIGKEYEETVIQAVQLGDCAIVTFPGEAFVEYGIQVIDNSPFKNTIIFGLANDYIGYVPTEEAFSQGGYEIKTATTSRLDPKAGTALVKEANKLLKDLAEL, from the coding sequence ATGAAAGCGGGATTGACGGAAGTTATAATAACACCACCTTTGGGGGTTGCCCTTGGAGGGAATGGCAGGGAAGATAACAAAGCTAAAGGTGTACACGATGATCTACAAGCTAATGTTGTAATACTCGATAACGAGGGACAGAAAGTTGCCTTTATCGGATTGGATCTACTAGCTATTTTTGGGGAAGACTGTGATGCTATAAAGACTAGGGTTGAAAAGGCAACAGGAATAAAAAAAGAAAATATAACGATAAATGCTACCCATACCCATAGCGGCCCTAATGTAGTAAAAGCATTTATGAATGACAAGAAAGAGATAGAGGATATAGATAACTATAGGGCGGACTTAATTGATAAGGTATCAAAAACTGTAATAGAAGCCAATGAAAATATGTTTGACTGTAAGATAGGGTTTGGGAAAGTAGAAGAACCTGACTATAGTTTTAACAGAAGAATAATATTAAAAGATGGTTCATTTAAAATGGTTTTCGAAGACTATGACCCTGATGATATCGAAAGGATAGTAGGGCCAGAAACATTTCCGGATTTAAATATATTCAAAATTACAGACAAAGATTGCAATATAAAAGGAGTGATGGTAAATTACACATCACATCTTACGGCTTTATGTGGAGAAGGCCTTCTTTATTCTAGAGATTTTGTTCATTACTTTACTGAAAGCCTCAAATCCAAATATGGCAAGGATATAGTTGTATTTTATGCAAATGGTGCGCAAGGGAACTTAACATCATATGACACTAAAAAAGAGTTCAACCCATGTTTTGAAGAGGCGGAAAGAGTAGGCAACGGTTTAGCAAAGACGGCGATAAGATTGATCGATCAAATAGAGGTAGAAGATGAACTAAAAATAAAAACAATTTACAGGAAAATAAAATTGCCGTTGAGGGAAATTACCCAAGAAATGATAGATCAAGCTGAAGAGACATTAAAAAAGGCCAGCGGACCTATCAGTGCACACGGGTTAGATCCTAAAATAGGGGCTGGAGAAGTGCTAAAGCTTGCCAATATAGGCAAAGAATATGAAGAAACGGTAATACAAGCAGTGCAGCTAGGAGATTGTGCTATAGTAACTTTCCCGGGTGAAGCATTTGTGGAATATGGAATCCAAGTTATAGATAATTCTCCTTTTAAAAATACTATTATTTTCGGATTGGCCAATGATTATATTGGTTATGTCCCTACGGAGGAGGCATTTAGCCAGGGAGGTTATGAAATTAAAACTGCGACTACCAGTAGGCTTGATCCAAAAGCTGGAACAGCCCTTGTTAAAGAAGCAAATAAACTTTTGAAAGATTTAGCTGAATTGTAA